GAGCGCAAAGCTGGAACGGATGTTCGCCACCCCCGGCACTTTGGTCAAAAAGTCCATCATGAAGCGTTCCAGCGACTGAATGGTCGGCACCAGCACGCGGATCAGGTAGTCCGGGTCGCCGGCCATCAAATAACATTCCATCACTTCCGGGCGATCCGAGATCGCCTCTTCGAAATGCTGCAACGCCTCCTCCACCTGTTTCTCCAGGCTGACGTGAATGAACACATTCACATGCAGCCCCAACAGGTCGGCATCCAGCAGGGTCACTTGCTCACGAATCAGCCCTAATTCTTCCATCGCCTTGACCCGGTTAAAGCACGGCGTCGGCGACAGGTTCACCGAACGTGCGAGGTCGGCGTTGGTGATGCGCGCGTTCTCCTGAAGGCTGTTGAGAATGCCGATATCGGTACGGTCCAGTTTGCGCATGAGACAAAACCACCTGTTTTTTATGTTTATGCAGATTTTTTATCCTCAAATGACCTCAAGCGCAACGAAACAGAGAGAAATATTCTTCTTGGGCCGGCCTATGATTGTTGTAGGACAAGAATTCTTTTACCGAAGAATGACTGCCAGCTCACTACAAGAAATTCACAAGATCGAGCGTAGAAGCCATGAACCAAGCGTACGAACCGCTGCGCCTGCACGTTCCCGAACCTTCGGGCCGCCCCGGCTGCAAAACCGACTTCTCCTACCTGCATCTGACCGACGCAGGCTTGGTGCGCAAACCCCCAATCGACGTTGAACCGGCCGACACGGCTGATCTGGCCAAAGGCCTGATTCGCGTGCTCGACGACCAGGGCAATGCCCTCGGCCCGTGGGCCGAAGGCGTGCCAGTCGAGATCCTGCGAAAAGGCATGCGCGCCATGCTCAAGACACGGATTTTCGACAACCGCATGGTGGTCGCCCAGCGTCAGAAAAAAATGTCGTTCTACATGCAAAGCCTTGGCGAAGAAGCCATCGGCAGCGCCCAGGCCCTGGCCTTGAACATCGACGACATGTGCTTCCCCACCTACCGTCAACAAAGCATCCTGATGGCCCGCGAAGTGCCATTGGTGGACCTGATCTGCCAACTGTTGTCCAACGAGCGTGATCCGCTCAAGGGCCGTCAGCTGCCGATCATGTACTCGGTCAAGGATGCCGGTTTCTTCACCATTTCCGGCAACCTCGCCACTCAATTCGTTCAGGGCGTTGGCTGGGGCATGGCCTCGGCGATCAAGGGCGACACCAAAATCGCCTCGGCCTGGATCGGCGACGGCGCTACTGCTGAATCGGACTTCCACACCGCCCTCACCTTCGCCCACGTCTACCGTGCGCCGGTGATCCTCAACGTGGTCAACAACCAATGGGCAATCTCGACGTTCCAGGCGATTGCCGGCGGTGAAGCCACTACCTTTGCCGGACGCGGCGTCGGTTGCGGCATCGCCTCCCTGCGGGTCGATGGCAACGATTTTGTCGCGGTCTACGCCGCCTCCGCCTGGGCCGCCGAACGTGCGCGCCGCAACCTCGGCCCGACCATGATCGAATGGGTCACCTACCGCGCCGGCCCGCACTCGACCTCCGATGATCCATCCAAATACCGTCCTGCCGACGACTGGAGCCACTTCCCGTTGGGCGACCCGATTGCCCGTCTCAAGCAGCACTTGATCAAAATCGGTCAGTGGTCCGAAGAGGAGCACGTCGTCGTCAGCGCCGAACTGGAAGCCGAAGTGATCGCCGCGCAGAAAGAAGCCGAGCAGTACGGCACCCTCGCCGGCGGCCAGATTCCGAGCGCCGCGACCATGTTCGAAGACGTTTACAAAGAGATGCCGGAGCACTTGAAGCGCCAGCGTCAAGAGTTGGGGATCTGACATGAACGATCACAACAATAAAATCGAGTTGGAAACCGCCATGACCACGACCACCATGACCATGATCCAGGCCCTGCGCTCGGCCATGGATGTGATGCTTGAGCGTGACGACAATGTCGTGGTGTTCGGCCAGGACGTGGGCTACTTCGGTGGCGTGTTCCGTTGCACCGAAGGCCTGCAGAACAAGTACGGCACCTCCCGCGTTTTCGACGCACCGATCTCCGAAAGCGGGATCGTTGGCGTCGCCGTGGGCATGGGCGCTTACGGTTTGCGGCCGGTGGCCGAGATCCAGTTCGCCGATTATGTTTACCCGGCGTCGGACCAGATCATTTCCGAAGCAGCACGCTTGCGCTATCGCTCGGCCGGCGAGTTCACTGCACCGATGACCCTGCGCATGCCATGCGGCGGCGGCATCTACGGTGGCCAGACCCACAGCCAGAGCATCGAGGCGATGTTCACCCAGGTTTGCGGTTTGCGCACGGTCATGCCGTCCAACCCTTATGACGCCAAAGGCCTGCTGATCGCCTCCATCGAAAACGATGACCCGGTGATCTTCCTCGAGCCAAAACGCCTGTACAACGGCCCGTTCGACGGCCACCACGACCGTCCGGTAACCCCGTGGTCAAAACACCCCGCCGCACAAGTACCGGACGGTTACTACACCGTGCCGCTGGACGTCGCCGCCATTGCTCGTCCGGGCAAAGACGTGACCATCCTGACCTACGGCACCACGGTTTATGTGTCGCAAGTGGCGGCTGAAGAAACCGGTATCGACGCCGAAGTGATCGACCTGCGCAGCCTGTGGCCATTGGACCTGGACACCATCGTCAAGTCGGTGAAAAAAACCGGGCGCTGCGTAGTGGTTCACGAAGCCACTCGCACCTGCGGGTTCGGCGCCGAACTGGTGTCGCTGGTGCAGGAACATTGCTTCCATCACCTGGAAGCGCCAATCGAGCGCGTCACCGGTTGGGACACTCCCTACCCGCACGCGCAAGAGTGGGCGTATTTCCCTGGTCCGTCCCGAGTGGGCGCGGCTTTGAAACGGGTCATGGAGGTCTGAATGGGCACGCACGTTATTAAAATGCCGGACATTGGCGAAGGCATTGCAGAAGTTGAACTGTCGCAGTGGCACGTCAAGGTTGGCGACATGGTCGTCGAAGATCAGGTGCTGGCCGATGTGATGACCGACAAGGCGATGGTCGACATTCCATCCCCGGTGCATGGCAAGGTGATTGCGCTGGGCGGACAGCCTGGCGAAGTCATGGCGGTTGG
The Pseudomonas lini DNA segment above includes these coding regions:
- the bkdR gene encoding Bkd operon transcriptional regulator BkdR, translating into MRKLDRTDIGILNSLQENARITNADLARSVNLSPTPCFNRVKAMEELGLIREQVTLLDADLLGLHVNVFIHVSLEKQVEEALQHFEEAISDRPEVMECYLMAGDPDYLIRVLVPTIQSLERFMMDFLTKVPGVANIRSSFALKQVRYKTALPLPANGLTLTN
- a CDS encoding 3-methyl-2-oxobutanoate dehydrogenase (2-methylpropanoyl-transferring) subunit alpha, with translation MNQAYEPLRLHVPEPSGRPGCKTDFSYLHLTDAGLVRKPPIDVEPADTADLAKGLIRVLDDQGNALGPWAEGVPVEILRKGMRAMLKTRIFDNRMVVAQRQKKMSFYMQSLGEEAIGSAQALALNIDDMCFPTYRQQSILMAREVPLVDLICQLLSNERDPLKGRQLPIMYSVKDAGFFTISGNLATQFVQGVGWGMASAIKGDTKIASAWIGDGATAESDFHTALTFAHVYRAPVILNVVNNQWAISTFQAIAGGEATTFAGRGVGCGIASLRVDGNDFVAVYAASAWAAERARRNLGPTMIEWVTYRAGPHSTSDDPSKYRPADDWSHFPLGDPIARLKQHLIKIGQWSEEEHVVVSAELEAEVIAAQKEAEQYGTLAGGQIPSAATMFEDVYKEMPEHLKRQRQELGI
- a CDS encoding alpha-ketoacid dehydrogenase subunit beta, producing MNDHNNKIELETAMTTTTMTMIQALRSAMDVMLERDDNVVVFGQDVGYFGGVFRCTEGLQNKYGTSRVFDAPISESGIVGVAVGMGAYGLRPVAEIQFADYVYPASDQIISEAARLRYRSAGEFTAPMTLRMPCGGGIYGGQTHSQSIEAMFTQVCGLRTVMPSNPYDAKGLLIASIENDDPVIFLEPKRLYNGPFDGHHDRPVTPWSKHPAAQVPDGYYTVPLDVAAIARPGKDVTILTYGTTVYVSQVAAEETGIDAEVIDLRSLWPLDLDTIVKSVKKTGRCVVVHEATRTCGFGAELVSLVQEHCFHHLEAPIERVTGWDTPYPHAQEWAYFPGPSRVGAALKRVMEV